The following proteins are co-located in the Deinococcus metallilatus genome:
- the rraA gene encoding ribonuclease E activity regulator RraA, translated as MTDFPPGFTPTTDLSDAHPGAPVLAPIFRDYGGRPRFYGPAVTVRVQDDNVLVRAALEEPGQGRVLVVDNGGSLNCAVLGGMLGLIGVQNGWAGVIVNGCVRDTGELATLPLGIKALAAHPRRSAKRGQGERDVPVAFAGVTLHPGDPVYADEDGVVCLPGRDK; from the coding sequence ATGACCGACTTCCCGCCCGGCTTCACCCCAACCACCGACCTCAGCGACGCGCACCCCGGGGCGCCCGTCCTCGCGCCGATCTTCCGCGATTACGGCGGACGCCCGCGCTTTTATGGCCCGGCCGTGACCGTTCGCGTGCAGGACGACAATGTGCTGGTCCGCGCCGCACTGGAGGAACCCGGTCAGGGCCGCGTGCTGGTCGTGGACAACGGCGGCAGCCTGAACTGCGCCGTCCTGGGCGGGATGCTCGGTCTGATCGGCGTTCAGAACGGCTGGGCGGGCGTGATCGTGAACGGCTGCGTGCGGGACACGGGTGAACTGGCGACCCTGCCTCTGGGCATCAAGGCACTGGCGGCCCACCCCCGCCGCAGTGCCAAGCGCGGCCAGGGGGAGCGGGACGTGCCTGTGGCCTTCGCGGGCGTGACCCTCCACCCGGGTGACCCGGTCTATGCCGACGAGGACGGCGTGGTCTGCCTGCCCGGACGGGACAAGTGA